The Amycolatopsis sp. NBC_01480 genome segment TCGCCAACCTGCTCGCGCAGATCCGCGCCGTGGTGGCCGACGGCATCAACGGCGGCGACTTCGCCGACGGCGAGCCGGACGTGCTCGCGCGGGCCATTTTTGACGCCACCAGCCGCTTTCACAGCCCGATACACGCCGAGGAGTGGCGCTCCCCCGAGATCAAGGCGGAGTCCGAGGCCGTCATCGCGCTGATCCTCGACGGCCTGAAGACCCGGTAGTCACCGGAGCTTGAGCCGTTTGCCGATCACGATCAGGCTGGCCACGCTGACCGCCGCCGAGAACATCACCCAGAACGCGGGCGATTTCGCGTCACCGGTGGCGCTGACCAGCCAGGCCGAGGCCAGCGGGGTCAGGCCACCGAAGATCGCGACGCCGATGTTGTAGCCCAAGGACATCCCGGTGGCGCGCGTTTCCGTGGGGAACAGGTCGCCCATCAGCGACGCCATCGGTCCGTAGTACGCGGCCTTCAGCACGGACAGGAAACCCACGGCAGCAAGCAGAATGCCCAGCGCCGGGGCGACCACGATCGCCGCGAAGAGCCCGTACACCGTGACCAGCACGCCGATCGCGGCCGGCAGCATGATCGGGACCCGCCCGGCCTTGTCGGAGTAATAGCCGGCAATGGGCGTCACCAGCAGCAGCATCACGCCGCCGATCATGGTCGCCGCGAACCCGGTGGAACCCGGCAGTCCCAGGGTTTTGATCGTGTACGTCGGGATGTAGGTGATGAGGTAGACGATGCAGGTGGACACCGCGAGCGTGCCCATGGTGAGCACCACCCGGGCCTTCTGGGTTTTCCTGATCGTCCGCACCGGCCGGGCGGTCTCGCCGGCCCGCCGCGAGGCGACGAATTCCGGCGATTCCGGGACGTGGCGCCGGATGTAGAGCCCGGCCGGGCCGATCAGCAGGCCGACCAGGAACGGGATGCGGAATCCCCAGGAGTCGAGCTGCTGGTCGGTGAGCGTGCTGGTCAGGACCGTGCCCACGACCGCGGCCAGCAGCGTGGACACCGACTGGGTGGTGAACTGCCAGCTCGCCGCGAACCCGCGCCGGTGCGGCAGGTGCTCGATCATCAACGAGGTGGCGCTGCCGAACTCACCGCCGGCCGCGAACCCTTGCAGCAGCCGGGCGAGCAGGATGCCGAGCGGGGCCAGCACGCCGATCGACGACGCGGGTGGCATCACCACGATCAGCAGCGTGCCCAGGAACATCAGGCCGATCGACAGCGTCAGCGCGGGTTTGCGCCCGGCCCGGTCCGAATACGGCCCGATGACGAGGGCGCCGAGCGGGCGTACCAGAAAAGAGACCGCGAACGTGCCCAAGGTCAGCAGCAGCGAAACTCCTGCGTCGTGAGCCGGAAAGAACACGCGCGCCAGATAAACCGAAAAGAATGCGTAAACGGTGATGTCGTACCATTCGATCGCGTTGCCGACACAGGCCGCGGCGATGATCTTTCCCGGACTGGTCCGGCGGGCTTCGCCAGTGCTGCTCGCCGCGACGACTTGCTGTTCCTCGCTCATGGGTCAAGCCTTTCCGGCAAGTGACGGTCAGGGGTGGCGCGGCGCCCAGACCTCACGGGTTTCGGCGAGATCGCTGTACAGGCCGGCCATGATCTGCAGTCCCTCCCGCGAAATCGAAACCAGGGCGTGTTCGTCCGGCGCGTGCTGGGCGCAGGCGGGATAGGAATGCGGGACCCAGACGGTCGGCAGGCCGAGGGTGTCGGCGAAGACGCTGTTCGGGATCGAGCCGCCGAGATTCGGGAGCAGCGCGGGCTTTTTGCCCAGCGTCCGCTCGATGGACGCCAGCACCAGCCGCACCGCCGGGTGATCGGGATCGAGCCGGGTGGCCGGCATGACGTGCGCCACCTCGACTTCGATGAACGGAAAACCCAGCGCGGCCAGGTGATCCCGGACCTTATCCGCGAAATCGGTGACGTCGGTGCCGACCACGAACCGGATCTGCAGATGGGCGACCGCGGCGGCCGGGATGGCGTTGACCGGCGCGTCGGGATCGCCGGTCCGCATGGCCAGCACTTCGATCGTGTTCCACGCGATCAGCCGCTCGATCGGCGTCAGGCCGGGCTCGCCCCAGCCCTCGTCGATCGCGGGGCTGTCCGGCCCCTGGTCGACGGAAATGTCTTCCAGCGCCGCGCGGACGGCGTCCGGAATCGGGCCGGGCACAAACGCGTCGATCTTGATCCGGCCCGCCCCGTCGACCAGTGAGGAGATCGCCGCGGCCAGCACGGTGCCCGGGTTGCGCAGCACGCCGCCCCAGTTTCCCGAATGGTGCGAGGATTCCCGGAGATCGGCGCGGAGGGTGAAGTTCAGCGTGCCCCGCGAGCCGAGGAAAACCGTCGGGCGCCCGGCGGAGATCCGCGGCCCGTCCGAGCCGAGGAACAGGTCGGCGGACAGGGTTTCCCGGTTGGCCGCGGCGAATTCGAGTAGGCCGGGCGAGC includes the following:
- a CDS encoding MFS transporter, with translation MSEEQQVVAASSTGEARRTSPGKIIAAACVGNAIEWYDITVYAFFSVYLARVFFPAHDAGVSLLLTLGTFAVSFLVRPLGALVIGPYSDRAGRKPALTLSIGLMFLGTLLIVVMPPASSIGVLAPLGILLARLLQGFAAGGEFGSATSLMIEHLPHRRGFAASWQFTTQSVSTLLAAVVGTVLTSTLTDQQLDSWGFRIPFLVGLLIGPAGLYIRRHVPESPEFVASRRAGETARPVRTIRKTQKARVVLTMGTLAVSTCIVYLITYIPTYTIKTLGLPGSTGFAATMIGGVMLLLVTPIAGYYSDKAGRVPIMLPAAIGVLVTVYGLFAAIVVAPALGILLAAVGFLSVLKAAYYGPMASLMGDLFPTETRATGMSLGYNIGVAIFGGLTPLASAWLVSATGDAKSPAFWVMFSAAVSVASLIVIGKRLKLR
- a CDS encoding M20 family metallopeptidase; protein product: MSRDLPETPAELRNLAVTKSVEQLDSGAYFEALARRVAIPTESQNPDRASDIVRYFTEEIGPVLTKMGFEVKLEANPVSPGHPFLIASRIEDPLSPTVLLYGHGDVQHAHPEQWRTGLDPWSLRIEGDKVYGRGTADNKGQHSICITALEQTLAARGRLGYNVKFLLESGEETGSPGLLEFAAANRETLSADLFLGSDGPRISAGRPTVFLGSRGTLNFTLRADLRESSHHSGNWGGVLRNPGTVLAAAISSLVDGAGRIKIDAFVPGPIPDAVRAALEDISVDQGPDSPAIDEGWGEPGLTPIERLIAWNTIEVLAMRTGDPDAPVNAIPAAAVAHLQIRFVVGTDVTDFADKVRDHLAALGFPFIEVEVAHVMPATRLDPDHPAVRLVLASIERTLGKKPALLPNLGGSIPNSVFADTLGLPTVWVPHSYPACAQHAPDEHALVSISREGLQIMAGLYSDLAETREVWAPRHP